From the Sphingomonas phyllosphaerae 5.2 genome, one window contains:
- a CDS encoding heparinase II/III family protein has product MNDDRNGTDHDGINQDRRIISAGAGESLGDRMATWFERLTWRTPLHDRRLDGQHPVKLVVVPVDPLPGEVDLGEALLEGWMYAGGEHHALETLDVAAPAAGPAFVEYLHGFAWLRDLAAVGDRARTVPLAEALTARWLAAHGDRVSDPAWRPATVARRLAMWAFHSPLLLSSTDLVFRSRVLNGIARAARHLDRTADKAPPGAERIAAWAGVVTAGLLIPGGETRVAIGEAGLTRALATGLTADGGVVSRSPADLLDVLATIGLLRAACAARRLPLPDAADEALARATPALLGTTMGDGGLSSWQGALPIDAEAVNDVLIASGAHGRPLRQSRDWGYQRLANGSAILLMDAAPPPMARVAQGGCASTLAFEFSDGTERLVVNCGGAGVTGARMSPAMTIGLRSTAAHSTLTVADTNSTAILPDGTLGKGVREVELTRQESELGSRIEARHDGYARRHGFLHQRTLLLLNDGRELRGEDALITAPGARARRADAMTPFMLRFHLGAGVEAVATADGQAAMLRTGSAQFWHFRSRGERLTIEDSVWVDGWGRLFTTHQIVIHGLAPPSGVNVNWVLKRAR; this is encoded by the coding sequence ATGAACGACGACCGCAACGGCACCGACCACGACGGCATCAACCAGGACCGCCGCATCATCTCGGCCGGCGCAGGCGAATCGCTCGGCGACCGGATGGCGACCTGGTTCGAGCGGCTGACGTGGCGCACCCCGCTTCACGACCGGCGGCTCGACGGCCAGCATCCGGTGAAGCTGGTGGTGGTGCCGGTCGACCCGCTGCCGGGCGAGGTCGACCTGGGCGAAGCGTTGCTCGAAGGCTGGATGTACGCCGGCGGCGAGCATCACGCGCTGGAGACGCTCGACGTTGCCGCGCCCGCCGCAGGTCCGGCGTTCGTCGAATATCTGCACGGCTTCGCGTGGCTGCGCGATCTGGCGGCGGTCGGCGATCGTGCGCGCACCGTGCCGCTCGCCGAGGCGCTGACCGCGCGGTGGCTGGCGGCGCATGGCGACCGTGTGTCCGATCCGGCGTGGCGCCCGGCGACGGTGGCGCGGCGGCTGGCGATGTGGGCGTTCCATTCGCCGCTGCTGCTGTCCTCGACCGATCTCGTCTTCCGCTCGCGCGTGCTCAACGGCATCGCCCGTGCCGCCCGCCATCTCGATCGCACCGCCGACAAGGCGCCACCCGGCGCGGAGCGCATCGCGGCATGGGCCGGCGTGGTGACCGCCGGGCTGTTGATCCCCGGCGGCGAGACACGCGTCGCGATCGGCGAGGCCGGGCTGACGCGCGCGCTGGCCACCGGGCTGACTGCCGACGGTGGCGTCGTCAGTCGCTCGCCCGCCGACCTGCTCGACGTGCTGGCGACGATCGGCCTGCTGCGCGCCGCCTGCGCGGCGCGGCGGCTGCCGTTGCCCGACGCGGCGGACGAGGCGCTGGCGCGCGCCACCCCGGCACTGCTCGGCACGACGATGGGCGACGGCGGACTGTCGAGCTGGCAGGGGGCGCTGCCGATCGATGCCGAGGCGGTGAACGATGTGCTGATCGCCAGCGGCGCGCACGGTCGACCGCTGCGCCAGTCGCGCGACTGGGGCTATCAGCGGCTGGCGAACGGCAGCGCGATCCTGCTCATGGACGCGGCACCGCCGCCGATGGCGCGCGTGGCGCAGGGCGGCTGCGCCTCGACGCTGGCGTTCGAGTTCAGCGACGGGACGGAGCGGCTGGTCGTCAATTGCGGCGGCGCGGGCGTCACCGGTGCGCGGATGTCGCCGGCGATGACGATCGGGCTGCGCAGCACCGCCGCGCATTCGACGTTGACCGTCGCCGATACGAATTCGACCGCGATCCTGCCCGACGGCACGCTGGGCAAGGGCGTAAGGGAGGTCGAGCTGACGCGGCAGGAGTCCGAGCTCGGCAGCCGGATCGAGGCCCGCCACGACGGCTATGCCCGCCGCCACGGCTTCCTTCACCAGCGGACGTTGCTGCTGCTGAACGACGGGCGCGAGCTGCGCGGCGAAGATGCGCTGATCACGGCGCCGGGCGCACGCGCCAGACGCGCCGATGCGATGACCCCGTTCATGCTGCGCTTCCATCTCGGCGCCGGCGTCGAGGCGGTGGCGACCGCCGACGGGCAGGCGGCGATGCTGCGCACGGGAAGCGCGCAATTCTGGCACTTCCGCAGCCGCGGCGAACGGCTGACGATCGAGGATAGCGTGTGGGTCGATGGCTGGGGACGGCTGTTCACGACGCACCAGATCGTGATCCACGGCCTTGCCCCGCCCAGCGGCGTCAACGTGAACTGGGTGCTGAAGCGCGCGCGATGA
- the polA gene encoding DNA polymerase I encodes MPHLYLVDGSGYIFRAYHRLPPLTNKHGEPVGAVYGYTTMLWRLADQLHRADGPTHMAVILDKSSHTFRNELYDQYKAHRPPPPEDLVPQFPMIRDATRAFSLPCIEEQGWEADDLIASYTKAALAQGWQVTIVSSDKDLMQLMTDPSVDMLDTMNNRTLGPADVEAKFGVGPEKLGDVLALMGDSVDNVPGVPGVGPKTAAKLILEHGDVEGVLAAADAMKKGKLRDNLIEHADAARMSRRLVALACDVPLPQPLEELSLADGIPDAPLRAFLDHHGFRSLLSRLGEVADAPVAEAPTDAAFDDDEPACNHDGYETVVDEDALDRWITIARHQGWVAVDTETTAKDPMLAKLVGVSLALHPNLACYIPLAHGGSDMFAERPPQLDAEVVLAKLKPLLEDAGVLKIGHNLKYDLIVLARAYEAQGGIDVAPYDDTIVMSFDLDAGRHGHGMDELAATHLSHTCIAYKDVVGSGKKALGFHEVDLKAATRYAAEDADVTLRLWRRFAARLPREGGTRVYQMVDRPLVSVIARMERRGIKVDRERLAQLSGEFSTQIAQLEGVVHELAGGPFTIGSPKQLGDVLFERMGLKGGRKGKSGVYSTDVTELERLAADKDSPGAAIVTRVLEWRQLTKLKNTYTDSLQEQIHPQTGRVHTSYSLSGAQTGRLSSTDPNLQNIPIRTEVGRQIRDAFVAEPGNVILAADYSQIELRLAAHMADVPQLKEAFARGDDIHSLTAQELFGEVTRDTRASAKTINFAILYGISRWGLAGRLDISADEAQAMIDRYFDRFPGINRYIAETLTQVREHGFTETLFGRKTHFPRIRSKVQHERQGAERAAINAPIQGTSADIIKRAMVRMEPALQEAGLPDVRMLLQVHDELVFELPEGDVERARPVIERVMANAATPVVVLDVPLAVEIGVGASWGAAH; translated from the coding sequence ATGCCGCACCTCTATCTAGTCGACGGATCGGGTTACATCTTCCGGGCCTATCACCGCCTCCCGCCGCTGACCAACAAGCACGGCGAACCGGTCGGTGCGGTCTATGGCTATACGACGATGCTATGGCGGCTCGCCGATCAGCTGCACAGGGCCGATGGCCCGACGCACATGGCGGTGATCCTCGACAAGTCCAGCCACACGTTCCGTAACGAGCTGTACGACCAGTACAAGGCGCACCGCCCGCCGCCGCCCGAGGATCTCGTCCCGCAATTCCCGATGATCCGCGACGCCACCCGCGCCTTCTCGCTGCCGTGCATCGAGGAGCAGGGCTGGGAGGCGGACGATCTGATCGCCAGCTATACCAAGGCCGCGCTGGCGCAGGGATGGCAGGTGACGATCGTCAGCTCCGACAAGGACCTGATGCAGCTGATGACCGACCCGTCGGTCGACATGCTCGACACGATGAACAACCGCACGCTCGGCCCCGCCGACGTCGAGGCGAAGTTCGGGGTCGGGCCGGAGAAGCTGGGCGACGTGCTGGCGCTGATGGGCGACAGCGTCGACAATGTCCCCGGCGTCCCGGGCGTCGGCCCCAAGACGGCTGCCAAGCTGATCCTCGAACATGGCGATGTGGAGGGCGTGCTCGCCGCTGCCGACGCCATGAAGAAGGGCAAGCTGCGCGACAATCTGATCGAACATGCCGATGCGGCGCGGATGAGCCGTCGGCTGGTCGCGCTGGCGTGCGACGTGCCGTTGCCGCAGCCGCTGGAGGAGCTTTCGCTGGCGGACGGCATCCCCGATGCGCCGCTCCGGGCGTTCCTCGACCATCATGGCTTCCGCTCGTTGCTGTCGCGGCTGGGCGAGGTAGCCGACGCGCCGGTCGCCGAGGCGCCGACGGATGCGGCGTTCGACGACGACGAGCCCGCCTGCAACCACGACGGCTATGAGACGGTGGTGGACGAAGACGCGCTCGATCGCTGGATCACGATCGCACGACACCAGGGCTGGGTGGCGGTGGATACCGAGACGACCGCCAAGGACCCGATGCTGGCGAAGCTGGTCGGCGTGTCGCTGGCGCTGCACCCGAACCTCGCCTGCTATATCCCGCTCGCGCACGGCGGGAGCGACATGTTCGCCGAACGCCCGCCGCAGCTCGACGCCGAGGTGGTGCTCGCGAAGCTCAAGCCGCTGCTGGAGGACGCCGGCGTCCTCAAGATCGGGCATAATCTCAAATACGACCTGATCGTGCTCGCCCGCGCCTATGAAGCGCAGGGCGGCATCGACGTGGCCCCTTATGACGACACGATCGTGATGAGCTTCGATCTCGATGCCGGGCGCCATGGGCACGGGATGGACGAGCTGGCGGCCACGCACCTGTCGCACACGTGCATCGCGTACAAGGACGTGGTGGGCAGCGGCAAGAAGGCGCTGGGCTTCCACGAGGTCGATCTGAAGGCCGCGACCCGCTACGCCGCCGAGGATGCCGACGTGACGCTGCGGCTGTGGCGGCGCTTTGCCGCGCGCTTGCCGCGCGAGGGCGGGACGCGTGTCTACCAGATGGTCGACCGTCCGCTCGTATCGGTGATCGCACGGATGGAGAGGCGCGGGATCAAGGTCGACCGCGAGCGGCTGGCGCAGCTGTCGGGCGAGTTCTCGACGCAGATCGCGCAGCTGGAGGGTGTCGTCCACGAACTGGCCGGCGGTCCGTTCACGATCGGCAGCCCGAAGCAGCTGGGCGACGTGCTGTTTGAGCGAATGGGGCTGAAAGGCGGACGCAAGGGCAAGAGCGGCGTCTATTCCACCGACGTGACCGAGCTGGAGCGGCTGGCCGCCGACAAGGATTCGCCGGGCGCGGCGATCGTGACCAGGGTGCTGGAATGGCGCCAGCTCACGAAGCTGAAGAACACCTATACCGATAGCTTGCAGGAGCAGATCCACCCGCAGACCGGGCGCGTCCACACCAGTTACTCGCTCAGCGGTGCGCAGACCGGGCGGCTGTCGTCGACCGACCCGAACCTGCAGAACATCCCGATCCGCACCGAGGTGGGACGACAGATCCGCGATGCGTTCGTGGCGGAACCGGGCAACGTCATCCTCGCCGCCGATTACTCGCAGATCGAATTGCGGCTGGCGGCGCATATGGCGGACGTGCCGCAGTTGAAGGAGGCGTTCGCGCGCGGCGACGACATTCACAGCCTGACCGCGCAGGAGTTGTTCGGCGAGGTGACGCGCGACACGCGGGCGAGCGCCAAGACGATCAACTTCGCGATCCTGTACGGCATCTCGCGCTGGGGGCTGGCCGGGCGGCTGGATATCTCGGCTGACGAGGCGCAAGCCATGATCGACCGCTATTTCGATCGCTTCCCAGGCATCAATCGCTACATCGCCGAGACGCTGACGCAGGTGCGCGAGCATGGCTTCACCGAAACGTTGTTCGGTCGCAAGACGCACTTCCCACGCATCCGCAGCAAGGTGCAGCACGAACGCCAGGGTGCCGAGCGCGCCGCGATCAACGCGCCGATCCAGGGGACGAGCGCCGACATCATCAAGCGCGCGATGGTGCGGATGGAGCCGGCCTTGCAGGAGGCCGGGCTGCCCGACGTGCGGATGCTGTTGCAGGTGCACGACGAACTGGTGTTCGAGCTGCCGGAAGGCGACGTCGAACGCGCCCGTCCGGTGATCGAGAGGGTGATGGCGAACGCGGCGACGCCGGTGGTGGTGCTGGACGTGCCGTTGGCGGTGGAGATCGGCGTGGGTGCCAGCTGGGGCGCGGCGCATTGA
- a CDS encoding RsmB/NOP family class I SAM-dependent RNA methyltransferase — MTDTPRPAARPRPAPGGPEPLGTASRRAALRLLDAVLRRGEPLESALAHATRALAGGPDRGLAHAIAAETLRRMPDLDALIDSATRQRLPDDAKARSALRVALVQALALGTPQHAAISTVLPLVDGGPRKLVHGVFGTLMRGNAKLPEVPTLPPAVAERWRANWGKDVAEAAARAIAAPPPVDLSYADPARVLPDATSLAAAHARVPAGSDIATLPGYDAGEWWVQDIAASIPARLFGRGSGLALDLCAAPGGKTLQLAAAGWQVTAVELSESRAARLRANRDRTGLAFDIAIADVLKWSPATPGDAVLVDAPCSATGIFRRHPDVLHRAHGGIVAEMADLQARILKRAAAWVAPGGTLVYATCSLEPEEGEVQIERFLREHPDYAIRAVTADELPAGIAPEPEGWVRTLPGMLEQAGGCDGFFVARVQRASA; from the coding sequence GTGACTGACACGCCCCGCCCCGCCGCCCGTCCGCGCCCCGCCCCCGGCGGCCCGGAACCGCTTGGCACCGCCAGCCGACGCGCTGCGCTGCGCCTGCTCGACGCGGTGCTGCGCCGGGGCGAGCCGCTCGAATCGGCGCTTGCACATGCCACGCGCGCGCTGGCGGGTGGACCCGACCGTGGCCTCGCGCATGCGATCGCCGCCGAGACGCTGCGCCGCATGCCCGATCTCGACGCGCTGATCGATTCGGCGACGCGGCAGCGGCTGCCCGACGATGCCAAGGCGCGCAGCGCGCTGCGGGTAGCACTGGTGCAGGCGCTGGCGCTGGGCACCCCGCAGCATGCCGCGATCTCGACGGTGCTGCCGCTGGTCGACGGCGGCCCGCGCAAGCTGGTCCATGGCGTGTTCGGGACGCTGATGCGCGGCAATGCGAAGCTGCCCGAGGTGCCGACGCTGCCGCCTGCGGTCGCGGAGCGCTGGCGTGCGAATTGGGGCAAGGACGTCGCCGAGGCCGCCGCACGCGCGATCGCCGCGCCGCCGCCGGTCGACCTGAGCTACGCCGATCCCGCCAGGGTGCTGCCCGATGCCACGTCGCTTGCCGCGGCGCATGCGCGCGTACCGGCCGGAAGCGATATTGCGACGCTGCCCGGGTATGATGCCGGTGAGTGGTGGGTGCAGGACATCGCCGCGTCGATCCCCGCGCGGCTGTTCGGGCGCGGGAGCGGCCTCGCGCTAGACCTGTGCGCCGCGCCGGGCGGCAAGACGCTGCAGCTCGCCGCCGCCGGATGGCAGGTGACCGCCGTGGAACTCTCCGAAAGTCGCGCGGCGCGACTTCGCGCGAACCGCGACCGCACCGGGCTCGCCTTCGACATCGCGATCGCCGACGTGCTGAAATGGTCGCCCGCGACCCCGGGGGATGCCGTGCTGGTCGACGCTCCGTGCAGCGCGACCGGCATCTTCCGCCGCCACCCCGACGTGCTCCACCGCGCGCACGGCGGGATCGTGGCCGAAATGGCGGACCTCCAGGCGCGCATCCTGAAGCGCGCCGCCGCCTGGGTCGCGCCGGGCGGCACGCTGGTCTACGCCACCTGTTCGCTGGAGCCCGAGGAAGGCGAGGTGCAGATCGAGCGCTTCTTGCGCGAACATCCCGATTACGCGATCCGCGCCGTCACCGCCGACGAACTTCCCGCGGGCATCGCGCCGGAGCCGGAGGGCTGGGTGCGGACCTTGCCGGGGATGCTGGAACAGGCCGGCGGATGCGACGGGTTCTTCGTGGCGCGGGTCCAACGCGCTTCCGCCTGA
- the purH gene encoding bifunctional phosphoribosylaminoimidazolecarboxamide formyltransferase/IMP cyclohydrolase, with protein sequence MTSIPIRRALLSVSDKTGIVDLATALSGKGVELVSTGGTAKTLRDVGLPVRDISELTGFPEMMDGRVKTLHPKVHGGLLAVRDDPAHAASMREHDIGAIDLVVVNLYPFEATVAKGAGRDEVVENIDIGGPSMVRSAAKNHAYVAIVTDPADYALVASGETTLEDRKRLAAKAYRLTGIYDTLIADWFANDIGQTPVEDMPMLELRYGENPHQTAQVGQKASEPVAGLPQARQVQGKALSYNNYNDADAALELVAEFREADPTVVIVKHANPCGVATAATLAEAYEAAFACDTVSAFGGIIALNRAIDAATARAITGIFTEVVVAPDADEEALALFAAKKNLRLLLTGTLPDPYRDGSVTKQIVGGMLHQSRDNGRLTDDMLKVVTKRQPTAQELADCRFAWTVAKHVKSNAIVYARDGATAGVGAGQMNRLESARIAAWKARDAAEKAGWSSARTIGSAVASDAFFPFADGLLAAVEAGATAVIQPGGSIRDDEVIAAADEAGLAMIFTGMRHFRH encoded by the coding sequence ATGACCAGCATCCCGATCCGCCGCGCGCTCCTCTCCGTCTCCGACAAGACGGGAATCGTCGATCTCGCCACCGCTCTGTCGGGCAAGGGCGTCGAGCTGGTCTCGACCGGCGGTACCGCAAAGACGCTGCGCGACGTCGGTTTGCCGGTGCGCGACATCAGCGAGCTGACCGGCTTTCCGGAGATGATGGACGGCCGCGTCAAGACGCTTCACCCCAAGGTGCACGGCGGGCTGCTGGCAGTGCGCGACGACCCCGCGCATGCCGCGTCGATGCGCGAGCACGATATCGGCGCGATCGATCTGGTCGTGGTGAACCTCTATCCGTTCGAGGCGACCGTCGCCAAGGGCGCGGGGCGCGACGAAGTGGTCGAGAACATCGACATCGGCGGGCCGAGCATGGTGCGATCGGCCGCGAAGAACCACGCCTATGTCGCGATCGTCACCGATCCGGCGGATTATGCGCTGGTCGCAAGCGGCGAGACGACGCTGGAGGATCGCAAGCGGCTGGCGGCGAAGGCGTATCGCTTGACCGGCATCTACGACACGCTGATCGCCGACTGGTTCGCGAACGACATCGGCCAGACGCCGGTCGAAGACATGCCGATGCTCGAGCTGCGCTACGGCGAGAACCCGCACCAGACCGCGCAGGTCGGCCAGAAGGCGAGCGAGCCGGTCGCCGGCCTGCCACAGGCCCGGCAGGTGCAGGGCAAGGCGCTGTCCTACAACAATTACAACGACGCCGACGCAGCACTGGAACTGGTCGCGGAGTTCCGCGAGGCCGATCCGACCGTCGTGATCGTCAAGCATGCCAACCCATGCGGCGTCGCAACCGCGGCGACGCTGGCCGAGGCCTATGAGGCGGCGTTCGCGTGCGACACCGTATCCGCGTTCGGCGGCATCATCGCACTGAACCGCGCGATCGACGCCGCCACGGCGCGCGCCATCACCGGCATCTTCACCGAAGTGGTGGTGGCGCCGGACGCCGACGAGGAAGCGCTGGCGCTGTTCGCCGCCAAGAAGAACCTACGCCTGCTGCTGACCGGCACCTTGCCCGATCCGTATCGCGACGGGTCCGTCACGAAGCAGATCGTCGGCGGCATGCTGCACCAGTCGCGCGACAACGGCCGGCTGACCGACGACATGCTGAAGGTCGTGACGAAGCGCCAGCCGACCGCGCAGGAGCTCGCCGATTGTCGCTTCGCCTGGACCGTGGCCAAGCACGTGAAGTCGAACGCGATCGTCTACGCCAGGGACGGCGCGACCGCCGGCGTCGGCGCGGGGCAGATGAACCGGCTGGAATCGGCGCGGATCGCGGCATGGAAGGCCCGGGACGCCGCGGAAAAGGCGGGCTGGAGTTCGGCACGGACGATCGGCTCCGCAGTGGCGTCGGACGCGTTCTTCCCGTTCGCCGACGGCCTGCTGGCAGCCGTCGAGGCCGGGGCGACGGCGGTGATCCAGCCGGGCGGCTCGATCCGCGATGACGAAGTGATCGCCGCGGCGGACGAAGCCGGGCTGGCGATGATCTTTACCGGTATGCGCCACTTCCGGCATTGA
- the rpe gene encoding ribulose-phosphate 3-epimerase, translated as MTKPVRIAPSILSADFARLGEEVRAIDAAGADWIHIDVMDGHFVPNITIGPAVVKALRPHTTKPFDVHLMISPVDVYLDAFADAGADTITVHTEAGPHIHRTIQHIKSLGKRAGVVLNPGTPAKMLDYLIDMVDLVLVMSVNPGFGGQHFIDGQLKKIAAIRKMIEQSGRDIDLEVDGGIDAATARRAIEAGADALVAGTATFRGGPERYAENIRGLRGG; from the coding sequence ATGACAAAGCCCGTCCGCATCGCACCTTCGATCCTGTCCGCCGACTTCGCCAGACTGGGGGAGGAGGTGCGCGCGATCGATGCCGCCGGGGCGGACTGGATCCATATCGACGTGATGGACGGGCATTTCGTCCCCAACATCACGATCGGTCCGGCGGTAGTGAAGGCGCTGCGCCCGCACACGACCAAGCCGTTCGACGTCCACCTGATGATCTCGCCGGTCGACGTCTATCTCGACGCCTTCGCCGACGCGGGCGCGGATACGATCACCGTCCACACCGAGGCGGGGCCGCACATCCACCGGACCATCCAGCACATCAAGTCGCTGGGCAAGCGTGCCGGTGTGGTCCTCAACCCCGGCACCCCCGCCAAGATGCTCGATTACCTGATCGACATGGTCGACCTCGTGCTGGTGATGAGCGTCAATCCCGGCTTCGGCGGGCAGCATTTCATCGACGGCCAGCTCAAGAAGATCGCCGCGATCCGCAAGATGATCGAGCAGTCCGGTCGCGACATCGACCTGGAGGTCGACGGCGGGATCGATGCCGCGACGGCGCGTCGCGCGATCGAGGCGGGCGCGGACGCGCTGGTCGCGGGCACCGCCACCTTCCGCGGCGGGCCGGAACGCTATGCGGAGAACATCCGGGGTCTGCGCGGCGGATGA
- a CDS encoding DUF1674 domain-containing protein codes for MGKRPDHVKPPAHLTPTTPVPDPEPMARPSEDPLGRDPVRFGDWELKGVAVDF; via the coding sequence ATGGGCAAGCGCCCCGACCATGTGAAGCCGCCCGCTCACCTGACGCCGACCACGCCGGTGCCCGATCCCGAGCCGATGGCGCGCCCGTCGGAGGACCCGCTGGGCCGCGATCCGGTGCGGTTCGGCGATTGGGAGCTGAAGGGCGTGGCGGTCGATTTCTGA
- a CDS encoding lipopolysaccharide biosynthesis protein: MTTADQPEDIAALAKGGRTNVAGFVLRLGARIPFLFIAGHMYGAALVGRFAIAVVVVEFAALIATLGLKRGLAQALSSTDRPHNHVVFDALALALIASLIASAMLFAFPQAMYPNSAIVGLDRFFPLIILAPALSDVSLAALAYRHNVKASVTARAVIEPWTLSIFAFLFSFFTHKDGLVLAYVASMVAALTASIVPLIRSYGVPHGWSPQVGVLWQMTRANTPLAGADALEWGSRNVDRLILGTLFAPSVVGIYYMAQQVASLPQKLKTSFDPILGPVVTQSLARGDLAAIARQVRQVAFWIIAAQLALAITASIPREGVMATIGPQFVGGAAPMVFLLFAEVFASTGAVSESALVYMARHRNLLISMTMLALQIALSFALILALRTAGYGVTTQAAGAPIALMLVVLLTSFIKAGVLGRILGVSVSPMRWPLIWAACAGALVGGAFALLPPAWRWAQVSIGVAATLAAYLFVIWRYAFGPDDRALFSKMPSAEEATLPNEGGFIR, encoded by the coding sequence ATGACCACCGCCGACCAGCCGGAGGACATCGCCGCCCTCGCCAAGGGCGGTCGCACCAACGTCGCGGGGTTCGTCCTGCGGCTGGGCGCGCGGATCCCGTTCCTGTTCATCGCCGGGCATATGTACGGTGCGGCGCTGGTAGGGCGCTTCGCGATCGCGGTGGTGGTCGTCGAGTTCGCCGCGCTGATCGCCACGCTGGGCCTGAAACGCGGCCTGGCGCAGGCGCTGTCCTCCACCGATCGCCCGCACAATCACGTCGTCTTCGACGCGCTTGCGCTCGCGCTGATCGCCAGTCTGATCGCCAGCGCGATGCTGTTCGCCTTTCCGCAGGCGATGTATCCCAATTCGGCGATCGTCGGGCTCGACCGCTTCTTTCCGCTGATCATCCTCGCACCGGCGCTGTCCGATGTCAGCCTTGCCGCGCTCGCCTATCGTCACAACGTGAAGGCCAGCGTCACCGCGCGCGCGGTGATCGAGCCGTGGACGCTGTCAATCTTCGCGTTCCTCTTCTCGTTCTTCACGCACAAGGACGGGCTGGTGCTCGCCTATGTCGCCAGCATGGTCGCGGCGCTGACCGCCAGCATCGTGCCGCTGATCCGCAGCTACGGCGTGCCGCACGGCTGGTCGCCGCAGGTCGGTGTTCTGTGGCAGATGACGCGCGCCAACACGCCGCTGGCGGGGGCCGATGCGCTGGAATGGGGCAGCCGCAACGTCGATCGGCTGATCCTGGGCACGTTGTTCGCGCCCAGCGTGGTCGGCATCTACTACATGGCGCAACAGGTCGCGAGCCTGCCGCAGAAGTTGAAGACCAGCTTCGACCCGATCCTCGGTCCGGTGGTGACGCAGAGCCTTGCGCGCGGCGATCTCGCGGCGATCGCGCGACAGGTGCGGCAGGTGGCGTTCTGGATCATCGCGGCGCAGCTGGCGCTGGCGATCACCGCTTCGATCCCGCGCGAAGGCGTGATGGCGACGATCGGTCCGCAGTTCGTCGGCGGCGCGGCTCCGATGGTGTTCCTGCTGTTCGCGGAGGTCTTTGCCTCGACCGGGGCTGTCTCCGAATCGGCGCTGGTCTATATGGCAAGGCATCGCAACCTGTTGATCTCGATGACGATGCTCGCGCTGCAGATCGCGTTGTCGTTCGCGCTGATTCTCGCGCTGCGCACGGCGGGCTATGGCGTGACCACACAGGCGGCCGGTGCGCCGATCGCGCTGATGCTGGTGGTGCTGCTCACCTCGTTCATCAAGGCCGGCGTGCTGGGGCGTATCCTGGGCGTCAGCGTCTCGCCGATGCGCTGGCCGCTGATCTGGGCGGCGTGTGCGGGGGCTTTAGTCGGCGGCGCGTTCGCGCTGCTGCCGCCGGCATGGCGCTGGGCGCAGGTGTCGATCGGCGTGGCGGCGACGCTGGCGGCGTATCTGTTCGTGATCTGGCGCTACGCCTTCGGTCCGGACGACCGCGCACTCTTCAGCAAGATGCCCAGCGCCGAGGAGGCGACGCTGCCGAACGAGGGCGGGTTCATCCGCTAG